A single Perognathus longimembris pacificus isolate PPM17 chromosome 17, ASM2315922v1, whole genome shotgun sequence DNA region contains:
- the Cisd3 gene encoding CDGSH iron-sulfur domain-containing protein 3, mitochondrial: protein MDVRRAWMLCQRRQIFSWLARWFPKIPAKPVVAQKNPIKVELVAGKTYRWCVCGRSKKQPFCDGSHFFQLTGLFPLKFKAQETRTVALCTCKATKKPPYCDGTHRSELVQKAEVGSPV from the exons ATGGACGTGCGCCGCGCATGG ATGCTGTGCCAGAGGCGGCAAATCTTCTCCTGGCTG GCCCGATGGTTCCCCAAAATTCCAGCAAAGCCCGTGGTGGCCCAGAAAAACCCCATCAAGGTGGAGTTGGTGGCTGGGAAAACCtacaggtggtgtgtgtgtggccgCAGCAAGAAGCAG CCTTTCTGTGATGGTTCCCACTTCTTCCAGCTCACTGGCCTATTTCCactcaagttcaaagcccaggagacCCGCACAGTGGCCCTCTGTACCTGCAAAGCCACCAAGAAGCCTCCATACTGTGATGGCACCCACAGAAGTGAGCTGGTACAGAAAGCCGAAGTGGGCTCACCAGTCTGA
- the Pcgf2 gene encoding polycomb group RING finger protein 2 isoform X3, whose amino-acid sequence MAEADSPCGRAGVSLDHRLFVRQPPRVNIPVPTPNPGIMHRTTRIKITELNPHLMCALCGGYFIDATTIVECLHSFCKTCIVRYLETNKYCPMCDVQVHKTRPLLSIRSDKTLQDIVYKLVPGLFKDEMKRRRDFYAAYPLTEGLWWGSSSSAKASELCPFAVPNGSHEDRGEVLEQEKGALSDDEIVSLSIEFYEGVRDREEKKSLLENGDGDKEKTGVRFLRCPAAMTVMHLAKFLRNKMDVPSKYKVEVLYEDEPLKEYYTLMDIAYIYPWRRNGPLPLKYRVQPACKRLTLPTVPTPSEGTNTSGASECESASDKAPSPATLPATSSSLPSPATPSHGSPSSHCPPATHPTSPTPASAASGGTTAANGGTSNCLQTASSTSRGRKMTVNGAPVAPLT is encoded by the exons GGTGAACATTCCGGTCCCTACCCCCAACCCCGGCATCATGCACCGGACCACCCGGATCAAAATCACGGAGCTGAACCCTCACCTCATGTGTGCCCTGTGTGGGGGGTACTTCATTGACGCCACCACCATCGTGGAGTGCCTGCATTCCT TCTGCAAAACCTGTATCGTGCGCTACCTGGAGACCAACAAGTACTGCCCCATGTGTGACGTGCAGGTTCACAAAACACGGCCACTGCTGAGCATCAG GTCTGACAAAACCCTCCAAGATATTGTGTACAAATTGGTCCCTGGGCTTTTCAAAG ATGAGATGAAACGGCGGCGGGACTTCTATGCAGCATACCCCCTGACAGAAG GTCTTTGGTGGGGCTCCTCATCTTCTGCCAAGGCGTCTGAGCTGTGTCCTTTTGCAGTCCCCAATGGCTCCCATGAGGATCGCGGGGAGGTCCTAGAGCAGGAGAAGGGGGCTCTGAGTGATGATGAAATTGTCAGCCTCTCCATCGAGTTCTATGAAGGAGTCAG GGACCGCGAGGAGAAGAAGAGCCTGCTGGAGAATGGAGATGGGGACAAGGAGAAG ACAGGGGTGCGCTTCCTGCGATGTCCAGCAGCCATGACCGTCATGCATCTTGCCAAGTTCCTCCGCAACAAGATGGATGTGCCCAGCAAGTACAAG gtggAAGTCCTGTATGAGGATGAGCCCCTGAAGGAATACTACACACTCATGGACATCGCTTACATCTACCCCTGGCGGCGG AACGGTCCTCTCCCTCTCAAGTACCGCGTGCAACCCGCCTGCAAGCGGCTCACCCTGCCCACCGTGCCCACTCCCTCCGAGGGCACCAACACCAGCGGGGCTTCAGAGTGTGAGTCAGCCAGTGACAAGGCTCCCAGCCCGGCCACGCTGCCAGCCACTTCCTCCTCCCTACCCAGCCCTGCCACCCCCTCCCATGGATCCCCCAGCTCTCACTGCCCTCCAGCCACCCACCCTACCTCCCCCACTCCCGCGTCCGCAGCCAGTGGGGGTACCACAGCTGCCAACGGGGGCACCTCAAACTGCCTGCAGACGGCATCATCCACCAGCAGGGGGCGCAAGATGACTGTCAATGGAGCTCCGGTGGCCCCCTTAACTTGA
- the Pcgf2 gene encoding polycomb group RING finger protein 2 isoform X4, with the protein MHRTTRIKITELNPHLMCALCGGYFIDATTIVECLHSFCKTCIVRYLETNKYCPMCDVQVHKTRPLLSIRSDKTLQDIVYKLVPGLFKDEMKRRRDFYAAYPLTEGLWWGSSSSAKASELCPFAVPNGSHEDRGEVLEQEKGALSDDEIVSLSIEFYEGVRDREEKKSLLENGDGDKEKTGVRFLRCPAAMTVMHLAKFLRNKMDVPSKYKVEVLYEDEPLKEYYTLMDIAYIYPWRRNGPLPLKYRVQPACKRLTLPTVPTPSEGTNTSGASECESASDKAPSPATLPATSSSLPSPATPSHGSPSSHCPPATHPTSPTPASAASGGTTAANGGTSNCLQTASSTSRGRKMTVNGAPVAPLT; encoded by the exons ATGCACCGGACCACCCGGATCAAAATCACGGAGCTGAACCCTCACCTCATGTGTGCCCTGTGTGGGGGGTACTTCATTGACGCCACCACCATCGTGGAGTGCCTGCATTCCT TCTGCAAAACCTGTATCGTGCGCTACCTGGAGACCAACAAGTACTGCCCCATGTGTGACGTGCAGGTTCACAAAACACGGCCACTGCTGAGCATCAG GTCTGACAAAACCCTCCAAGATATTGTGTACAAATTGGTCCCTGGGCTTTTCAAAG ATGAGATGAAACGGCGGCGGGACTTCTATGCAGCATACCCCCTGACAGAAG GTCTTTGGTGGGGCTCCTCATCTTCTGCCAAGGCGTCTGAGCTGTGTCCTTTTGCAGTCCCCAATGGCTCCCATGAGGATCGCGGGGAGGTCCTAGAGCAGGAGAAGGGGGCTCTGAGTGATGATGAAATTGTCAGCCTCTCCATCGAGTTCTATGAAGGAGTCAG GGACCGCGAGGAGAAGAAGAGCCTGCTGGAGAATGGAGATGGGGACAAGGAGAAG ACAGGGGTGCGCTTCCTGCGATGTCCAGCAGCCATGACCGTCATGCATCTTGCCAAGTTCCTCCGCAACAAGATGGATGTGCCCAGCAAGTACAAG gtggAAGTCCTGTATGAGGATGAGCCCCTGAAGGAATACTACACACTCATGGACATCGCTTACATCTACCCCTGGCGGCGG AACGGTCCTCTCCCTCTCAAGTACCGCGTGCAACCCGCCTGCAAGCGGCTCACCCTGCCCACCGTGCCCACTCCCTCCGAGGGCACCAACACCAGCGGGGCTTCAGAGTGTGAGTCAGCCAGTGACAAGGCTCCCAGCCCGGCCACGCTGCCAGCCACTTCCTCCTCCCTACCCAGCCCTGCCACCCCCTCCCATGGATCCCCCAGCTCTCACTGCCCTCCAGCCACCCACCCTACCTCCCCCACTCCCGCGTCCGCAGCCAGTGGGGGTACCACAGCTGCCAACGGGGGCACCTCAAACTGCCTGCAGACGGCATCATCCACCAGCAGGGGGCGCAAGATGACTGTCAATGGAGCTCCGGTGGCCCCCTTAACTTGA
- the Pcgf2 gene encoding polycomb group RING finger protein 2 isoform X1 produces MVPNTYMQSTGLHEVGSTKQCADPEAEFYHYPLVGFASVELPFPIRYRGNGNRVNIPVPTPNPGIMHRTTRIKITELNPHLMCALCGGYFIDATTIVECLHSFCKTCIVRYLETNKYCPMCDVQVHKTRPLLSIRSDKTLQDIVYKLVPGLFKDEMKRRRDFYAAYPLTEGLWWGSSSSAKASELCPFAVPNGSHEDRGEVLEQEKGALSDDEIVSLSIEFYEGVRDREEKKSLLENGDGDKEKTGVRFLRCPAAMTVMHLAKFLRNKMDVPSKYKVEVLYEDEPLKEYYTLMDIAYIYPWRRNGPLPLKYRVQPACKRLTLPTVPTPSEGTNTSGASECESASDKAPSPATLPATSSSLPSPATPSHGSPSSHCPPATHPTSPTPASAASGGTTAANGGTSNCLQTASSTSRGRKMTVNGAPVAPLT; encoded by the exons ATGGTCCCAAACACATATATGCAATCCACAGGCTTGCATGAAGTTGGGTCCACGAAGCAATGTGCAGACCCAGAAGCTGAGTTTTACCACTACCCTCTGGTTGGCTTTGCTTCTGTGGAGCTTCCGTTCCCCATTCGATACCGTGGAAATGGTAATAG GGTGAACATTCCGGTCCCTACCCCCAACCCCGGCATCATGCACCGGACCACCCGGATCAAAATCACGGAGCTGAACCCTCACCTCATGTGTGCCCTGTGTGGGGGGTACTTCATTGACGCCACCACCATCGTGGAGTGCCTGCATTCCT TCTGCAAAACCTGTATCGTGCGCTACCTGGAGACCAACAAGTACTGCCCCATGTGTGACGTGCAGGTTCACAAAACACGGCCACTGCTGAGCATCAG GTCTGACAAAACCCTCCAAGATATTGTGTACAAATTGGTCCCTGGGCTTTTCAAAG ATGAGATGAAACGGCGGCGGGACTTCTATGCAGCATACCCCCTGACAGAAG GTCTTTGGTGGGGCTCCTCATCTTCTGCCAAGGCGTCTGAGCTGTGTCCTTTTGCAGTCCCCAATGGCTCCCATGAGGATCGCGGGGAGGTCCTAGAGCAGGAGAAGGGGGCTCTGAGTGATGATGAAATTGTCAGCCTCTCCATCGAGTTCTATGAAGGAGTCAG GGACCGCGAGGAGAAGAAGAGCCTGCTGGAGAATGGAGATGGGGACAAGGAGAAG ACAGGGGTGCGCTTCCTGCGATGTCCAGCAGCCATGACCGTCATGCATCTTGCCAAGTTCCTCCGCAACAAGATGGATGTGCCCAGCAAGTACAAG gtggAAGTCCTGTATGAGGATGAGCCCCTGAAGGAATACTACACACTCATGGACATCGCTTACATCTACCCCTGGCGGCGG AACGGTCCTCTCCCTCTCAAGTACCGCGTGCAACCCGCCTGCAAGCGGCTCACCCTGCCCACCGTGCCCACTCCCTCCGAGGGCACCAACACCAGCGGGGCTTCAGAGTGTGAGTCAGCCAGTGACAAGGCTCCCAGCCCGGCCACGCTGCCAGCCACTTCCTCCTCCCTACCCAGCCCTGCCACCCCCTCCCATGGATCCCCCAGCTCTCACTGCCCTCCAGCCACCCACCCTACCTCCCCCACTCCCGCGTCCGCAGCCAGTGGGGGTACCACAGCTGCCAACGGGGGCACCTCAAACTGCCTGCAGACGGCATCATCCACCAGCAGGGGGCGCAAGATGACTGTCAATGGAGCTCCGGTGGCCCCCTTAACTTGA
- the Pcgf2 gene encoding polycomb group RING finger protein 2 isoform X2 — translation MVPNTYMQSTGLHEVGSTKQCADPEAEFYHYPLVGFASVELPFPIRYRGNGNRVNIPVPTPNPGIMHRTTRIKITELNPHLMCALCGGYFIDATTIVECLHSFCKTCIVRYLETNKYCPMCDVQVHKTRPLLSIRSDKTLQDIVYKLVPGLFKDEMKRRRDFYAAYPLTEVPNGSHEDRGEVLEQEKGALSDDEIVSLSIEFYEGVRDREEKKSLLENGDGDKEKTGVRFLRCPAAMTVMHLAKFLRNKMDVPSKYKVEVLYEDEPLKEYYTLMDIAYIYPWRRNGPLPLKYRVQPACKRLTLPTVPTPSEGTNTSGASECESASDKAPSPATLPATSSSLPSPATPSHGSPSSHCPPATHPTSPTPASAASGGTTAANGGTSNCLQTASSTSRGRKMTVNGAPVAPLT, via the exons ATGGTCCCAAACACATATATGCAATCCACAGGCTTGCATGAAGTTGGGTCCACGAAGCAATGTGCAGACCCAGAAGCTGAGTTTTACCACTACCCTCTGGTTGGCTTTGCTTCTGTGGAGCTTCCGTTCCCCATTCGATACCGTGGAAATGGTAATAG GGTGAACATTCCGGTCCCTACCCCCAACCCCGGCATCATGCACCGGACCACCCGGATCAAAATCACGGAGCTGAACCCTCACCTCATGTGTGCCCTGTGTGGGGGGTACTTCATTGACGCCACCACCATCGTGGAGTGCCTGCATTCCT TCTGCAAAACCTGTATCGTGCGCTACCTGGAGACCAACAAGTACTGCCCCATGTGTGACGTGCAGGTTCACAAAACACGGCCACTGCTGAGCATCAG GTCTGACAAAACCCTCCAAGATATTGTGTACAAATTGGTCCCTGGGCTTTTCAAAG ATGAGATGAAACGGCGGCGGGACTTCTATGCAGCATACCCCCTGACAGAAG TCCCCAATGGCTCCCATGAGGATCGCGGGGAGGTCCTAGAGCAGGAGAAGGGGGCTCTGAGTGATGATGAAATTGTCAGCCTCTCCATCGAGTTCTATGAAGGAGTCAG GGACCGCGAGGAGAAGAAGAGCCTGCTGGAGAATGGAGATGGGGACAAGGAGAAG ACAGGGGTGCGCTTCCTGCGATGTCCAGCAGCCATGACCGTCATGCATCTTGCCAAGTTCCTCCGCAACAAGATGGATGTGCCCAGCAAGTACAAG gtggAAGTCCTGTATGAGGATGAGCCCCTGAAGGAATACTACACACTCATGGACATCGCTTACATCTACCCCTGGCGGCGG AACGGTCCTCTCCCTCTCAAGTACCGCGTGCAACCCGCCTGCAAGCGGCTCACCCTGCCCACCGTGCCCACTCCCTCCGAGGGCACCAACACCAGCGGGGCTTCAGAGTGTGAGTCAGCCAGTGACAAGGCTCCCAGCCCGGCCACGCTGCCAGCCACTTCCTCCTCCCTACCCAGCCCTGCCACCCCCTCCCATGGATCCCCCAGCTCTCACTGCCCTCCAGCCACCCACCCTACCTCCCCCACTCCCGCGTCCGCAGCCAGTGGGGGTACCACAGCTGCCAACGGGGGCACCTCAAACTGCCTGCAGACGGCATCATCCACCAGCAGGGGGCGCAAGATGACTGTCAATGGAGCTCCGGTGGCCCCCTTAACTTGA